One genomic window of Parus major isolate Abel chromosome 11, Parus_major1.1, whole genome shotgun sequence includes the following:
- the RPL13 gene encoding 60S ribosomal protein L13, whose translation MAPSRNGMILKPHFHKDWQRRVATWFNQPARKLRRRKARQAKARRIAPRPVAGPIRPIVRCPTIRYHKKVRAGRGFSLEELKLAGINKKFARTIGISVDPRRRNKSTESLQANVQRLKEYHSKLILFPRKPAMPKKGDSSPEELKMATQLTGPVMPIKNVFKREKARVISEDEKNFKAFASLRMARANARLFGIRAKRAKEAAEQDVEKKK comes from the exons ATGGCGCCCAGCCGCAATGGGATGATCCTGAAGCCCCACTTCCACAAGGACTGGCAGCGCCGAGTCGCCACCTGGTTCAACCAGCCCGCCCGCAAGCTCCGCAG GAGGAAGGCTCGCCAGGCCAAGGCTCGCCGCATCGCCCCCCGCCCCGTGGCTGGGCCCATCCGGCCCATCGTGAGGTGCCCTACAATCAGATACCACAAAAAAGTCCGTGCTGGCAGAGgcttcagcctggaggagctTAAA ctTGCTGGCATCAACAAGAAGTTTGCCCGGACTATTGGGATCTCCGTGGATCCGCGGAGACGGAACAAGTCCACCGAGTCCCTGCAGGCCAACGTGCAGAGGCTGAAGGAGTACCACTCCAAGCTCATCCTCTTCCCGAGGAAGCCAGCCATGCCCAAGAAGGGAGACAGCTCT CCAGAGGAACTCAAGATGGCCACTCAGCTCACAGGACCTGTTATGCCCATCAAGAAT GTTTTCAAGCGGGAGAAGGCGCGTGTCATCTCAGAAGATGAGAAGAACTTCAAGGCCTTTGCCAGCCTTCGCATGGCCCGGGCCAACGCCCGCCTCTTCGGCATCCGCGCCAAGCGCGCCAAGGAAGCGGCGGAGCAGGACGtggagaagaagaaatga